Proteins from one Mesotoga infera genomic window:
- the nifJ gene encoding pyruvate:ferredoxin (flavodoxin) oxidoreductase, which yields MARVMKTMDGNTAAAHVAYAFTEVAAIYPITPSSTMAELADAWAANGLKNIFGQVVDVIEMQSEAGAAGAVHGSLAAGALTTTFTASQGLLLMIPNMYKIAGELLPGVFHVSARAIAGHALSIFGDHSDVMAVRQTGFALLASGSVQEIMDLGSIAHLSAIKSRVPFLHFFDGFRTSSEVQKIEVLDYEELAKLVDYEAIKRFKNDALNPEHPKTMGTAQNPDIFFQAKEASNRFYDAVPDIVAGYMEEISRLTGREYKPFVYYGDPEAENIIIAMGSVTETIEETVDYLLKKGEKVGVIKVHLYRPFSAKHFFEVLPKTVKKIAVLDRTKEPGSLGEPLYEDIKTVFYTREDAPLVVGGRYGLGSKDTTPSQIKAVFDNLKTSTPKDHFTIGIVDDVTNTSLEIKDKINTAPEGTIRCKFWGFGSDGTVGANKDAIKIIGDYTKLYAQGYFAYDSKKSGGVTISHLRFGKKPIKSTYLIDEADYIACHKPAYVNQYDLLEGLKKGGTFVLNTGWNLEELDKHLPASMKRYLAENDIKFYTIDATKIAVEIGLGNRINMIMQSAFFKLANVIPIEDAVEHLKDAIVKSYGRKGEKIVEMNYKAVEQGISALVKVEIPAAWKDAVDEKVENSDRPEFIKKVVDTMNRQEGDKLPVSAFVGRENGEFPSGTSAYEKRGIAIDIPEWQLENCIQCNQCSYVCPHAAIRPFLVNAEEASKAPATFEMKKAIGGKAFEGLQYKIQVSPLDCTGCGNCADICPAPNKALIMKPLESQLEKEIPNWNFATMISEKKDLMNVETLKGSQFVKPLLEFSGACAGCGETPYAKLVTQLFGDRMLIANATGCSSIWGASAPATPYCVNAQGHGPAWANSLFEDNAEYGFGMAMAIKQGRNKLADIIRELLKLDIPEDVKAPFEAWLEGKEDAKASKAAALDILNILSKGCKNEKASQLMKEIEERKDLLIKKSVWVFGGDGWAYDIGYGGLDHVLASGEDINVLVFDTEVYSNTGGQSSKSTPAGAVAKFAASGKKTKKKDLGRMAMTYGYVYVAQVAMGADKNQVLKAMTEAEKYHGPSLIIAYAPCINHGIKIGMGKTQEQEKRAVAAGYWHLYRYNPLLKEQGKNPFILDSKEPTESFQDFLMGEVRYSSLRSTFPDIADELFKKAEQDARERYDIYRKMAAE from the coding sequence ATGGCACGAGTAATGAAAACAATGGACGGTAATACGGCTGCCGCCCACGTCGCTTACGCTTTCACAGAGGTGGCGGCCATTTATCCTATCACCCCGTCTTCCACCATGGCGGAGCTCGCAGATGCCTGGGCGGCAAACGGGTTGAAGAACATTTTTGGTCAGGTCGTCGATGTTATAGAAATGCAATCGGAAGCCGGCGCGGCGGGAGCGGTTCATGGCTCGCTTGCAGCCGGAGCTTTAACTACGACATTCACGGCGTCGCAGGGACTTCTTCTCATGATTCCCAACATGTACAAAATCGCCGGCGAACTTCTACCGGGAGTTTTTCACGTCAGTGCCCGCGCAATCGCCGGTCACGCTCTCTCGATATTTGGCGATCATTCCGACGTTATGGCCGTCAGGCAAACGGGGTTTGCCCTTCTGGCCTCGGGAAGCGTTCAGGAAATAATGGACCTCGGTTCGATCGCACACCTTTCGGCGATCAAGTCCAGGGTTCCCTTTTTGCATTTCTTCGATGGATTCAGAACTTCAAGTGAAGTCCAGAAAATCGAGGTGCTGGACTACGAGGAACTGGCAAAGCTGGTCGATTACGAAGCCATCAAGCGCTTCAAAAACGACGCCCTGAACCCCGAGCACCCCAAAACTATGGGTACGGCTCAGAACCCTGATATCTTCTTCCAGGCGAAAGAAGCTTCCAATAGATTCTACGATGCCGTTCCGGACATAGTTGCCGGGTACATGGAAGAGATATCCAGGCTCACCGGACGCGAATACAAACCATTCGTGTATTACGGCGATCCCGAGGCCGAAAATATTATTATTGCCATGGGTTCGGTGACAGAGACTATCGAGGAGACAGTGGACTACCTTCTCAAGAAGGGAGAGAAGGTCGGCGTTATCAAGGTTCATCTCTACAGACCATTCTCGGCGAAGCACTTCTTCGAAGTGCTCCCAAAAACAGTCAAGAAGATCGCCGTTCTCGATAGAACGAAGGAGCCCGGATCTCTGGGTGAGCCGTTGTATGAAGACATCAAAACGGTTTTCTACACCCGCGAAGATGCACCTCTCGTGGTCGGTGGAAGATACGGTCTCGGTTCGAAAGACACGACCCCCTCTCAGATCAAGGCCGTTTTCGATAATCTCAAGACCTCTACTCCGAAAGATCATTTCACTATCGGAATCGTTGACGACGTTACCAATACGTCCCTGGAAATCAAAGACAAGATAAACACCGCACCGGAGGGCACCATCCGCTGCAAGTTCTGGGGGTTTGGTTCCGATGGTACGGTTGGAGCGAACAAAGATGCAATAAAGATCATCGGCGACTACACGAAACTCTATGCTCAGGGATACTTCGCCTACGATTCGAAAAAATCCGGCGGTGTAACTATCTCGCATCTCAGGTTCGGGAAGAAGCCAATTAAATCCACCTACCTCATCGACGAAGCCGACTATATAGCCTGCCACAAACCGGCCTACGTCAATCAGTACGATCTTCTAGAAGGACTCAAGAAGGGCGGCACCTTCGTTCTCAACACCGGTTGGAACCTCGAAGAACTCGATAAGCATCTTCCGGCCAGTATGAAGAGATACCTGGCGGAAAACGATATAAAGTTCTATACGATCGACGCCACGAAGATAGCCGTTGAAATCGGTCTCGGAAACAGGATTAACATGATAATGCAGTCGGCCTTCTTCAAGCTTGCCAACGTCATCCCGATAGAAGACGCTGTAGAGCATCTGAAAGACGCAATCGTGAAATCTTATGGCCGCAAGGGCGAAAAAATCGTCGAGATGAACTACAAGGCAGTCGAACAGGGGATAAGCGCCCTGGTAAAGGTCGAAATCCCTGCCGCCTGGAAAGACGCGGTCGATGAAAAGGTTGAAAATTCCGACAGACCGGAATTCATCAAGAAGGTTGTCGATACTATGAACAGGCAGGAAGGCGATAAGCTTCCTGTATCTGCCTTCGTCGGAAGAGAGAACGGTGAATTTCCCAGCGGAACATCGGCTTACGAAAAGCGCGGAATAGCCATAGACATCCCCGAGTGGCAGCTTGAAAACTGCATACAGTGCAATCAGTGTTCTTACGTCTGTCCCCACGCGGCGATAAGGCCCTTCCTGGTAAACGCCGAGGAAGCCTCGAAGGCACCCGCGACCTTCGAGATGAAGAAAGCAATCGGTGGAAAAGCCTTTGAAGGACTGCAGTACAAAATACAGGTCTCGCCGCTGGATTGTACCGGTTGTGGAAACTGCGCCGACATATGTCCGGCCCCCAACAAAGCTCTAATCATGAAACCGCTCGAGTCGCAACTCGAGAAGGAGATTCCCAACTGGAACTTCGCCACCATGATCTCCGAAAAGAAGGATCTGATGAACGTAGAAACTCTCAAAGGCAGCCAGTTCGTAAAACCCCTGCTCGAATTCTCCGGGGCCTGCGCCGGTTGCGGAGAGACTCCTTACGCCAAGCTCGTGACTCAGCTTTTCGGCGATAGAATGTTGATTGCCAATGCCACAGGCTGTTCCTCGATCTGGGGCGCCTCGGCACCGGCGACTCCTTATTGCGTGAATGCACAGGGCCATGGACCGGCATGGGCCAACTCTCTTTTTGAGGACAACGCCGAGTACGGTTTCGGCATGGCCATGGCAATTAAACAGGGAAGAAACAAGCTTGCCGATATCATTCGGGAGCTTCTAAAGCTGGACATTCCCGAAGACGTAAAGGCACCGTTCGAAGCCTGGCTTGAGGGAAAAGAAGACGCGAAGGCATCCAAGGCCGCCGCTCTGGATATTCTAAACATTCTATCCAAAGGCTGCAAGAATGAAAAGGCCAGCCAGCTCATGAAGGAAATCGAGGAACGAAAGGATCTTCTGATCAAGAAATCGGTCTGGGTGTTCGGTGGAGACGGCTGGGCGTACGATATTGGTTATGGCGGTCTCGACCACGTTCTAGCTTCGGGAGAGGATATAAACGTACTGGTCTTCGATACCGAAGTTTATTCGAACACCGGCGGACAGTCGTCCAAATCTACTCCGGCAGGCGCGGTCGCAAAGTTCGCCGCTTCCGGCAAGAAAACGAAGAAAAAGGATCTCGGTAGAATGGCCATGACGTACGGTTATGTCTATGTTGCCCAGGTTGCGATGGGAGCAGACAAGAACCAGGTCCTGAAGGCCATGACTGAGGCCGAGAAATACCACGGTCCATCTCTAATAATCGCTTATGCACCGTGTATAAACCACGGCATCAAAATAGGAATGGGGAAAACCCAGGAGCAGGAGAAGAGGGCCGTTGCGGCCGGTTACTGGCACCTCTACAGGTACAATCCTCTGCTGAAGGAACAGGGCAAGAATCCATTCATTCTCGATTCGAAGGAGCCCACCGAATCCTTCCAGGACTTCCTGATGGGTGAAGTCAGGTACAGTTCTCTGAGGTCAACCTTCCCGGACATAGCCGACGAGCTGTTCAAGAAGGCCGAACAGGATGCCAGAGAGAGATACGATATCTACAGAAAAATGGCTGCGGAATAA
- a CDS encoding ferritin family protein: protein MNAIDYALKLETDGKAYYMKQAECTSDPQLKQLFTMLANDEQRHYEIIKGFKDKNYTYRGTYTFKTTRNMFSEMLQDSRCFDIEATNLEAYEHAVEMEKESVKLYLDQAKVTKEPSEKEILIKLAAEENKHQIILENLMDFIRKGRDWAESPEFSHLEEWDEITDLDKY from the coding sequence ATGAACGCAATCGATTACGCATTGAAGCTCGAGACCGATGGAAAGGCTTATTACATGAAACAGGCCGAGTGCACTTCCGATCCTCAGTTGAAGCAGCTTTTCACCATGTTGGCCAACGACGAGCAGAGGCACTATGAAATCATAAAGGGATTCAAAGACAAGAATTACACGTACAGAGGAACCTACACTTTCAAAACCACCAGAAACATGTTCTCGGAAATGCTTCAAGACTCGAGGTGTTTCGATATCGAGGCAACCAATCTGGAAGCCTACGAACATGCCGTGGAAATGGAAAAAGAGAGTGTGAAACTGTACCTCGATCAGGCGAAAGTCACCAAAGAGCCTTCCGAGAAAGAGATATTGATCAAGCTCGCGGCCGAGGAAAACAAACACCAGATAATACTCGAAAACCTCATGGATTTCATTCGTAAAGGTAGAGACTGGGCCGAATCCCCCGAGTTCAGTCATCTGGAAGAGTGGGATGAAATAACAGATTTGGACAAATATTGA
- a CDS encoding FprA family A-type flavoprotein, with the protein MSLGIKITDGIHWIGVNDFETHLFEALWPLPKGVSYNAYMIVDEKVVLIDTVKGPYFSTYLDKLKSLLPVGKTVDYLVVNHMEPDHSGSIKVLREAFPEVKIIGNQKTADMLGAFYGLTDNLVVVRDGEELSLGEKRLVFYMTPMVHWPETMMTYEKSTGVIFSGDAFGGFGALNGGIFDDEVDVDYYEDEVLRYFSNIVGRYSAMVQKAFEKLKGVDIKIICATHGPVWRNDPAHIINLYDRWSKQQTEEGVVLVYGSMYGNTQKMMEAVAAGLVKGGVEKIRVHNISTSHLSFIIRDIWRFKGLVLGSCTYNMELFPPMKQLVNAIENRMMVNRKIGIFGSYTWSGGALKELQEFAGKSKCERVGPVIEAKSSPTAEDIDRCVELGMNMAKAVKS; encoded by the coding sequence ATGAGTCTTGGAATCAAAATTACCGATGGAATTCACTGGATAGGAGTGAACGACTTTGAAACCCACCTCTTCGAGGCTCTCTGGCCTCTGCCTAAAGGAGTGTCTTACAACGCCTATATGATCGTGGATGAGAAAGTGGTTCTCATAGATACGGTGAAGGGGCCTTACTTTTCGACTTACCTCGATAAATTGAAATCGTTGCTACCTGTGGGAAAGACGGTTGACTATCTGGTCGTCAATCATATGGAACCGGATCACTCGGGCTCGATAAAGGTTTTGAGGGAGGCCTTTCCGGAGGTCAAGATAATTGGCAACCAGAAAACGGCCGATATGCTTGGGGCCTTCTACGGGTTGACGGACAATCTGGTCGTAGTCAGAGATGGAGAGGAACTCTCCCTGGGCGAAAAGAGACTCGTATTCTATATGACTCCCATGGTTCACTGGCCCGAGACGATGATGACCTACGAAAAAAGTACCGGCGTTATCTTCTCGGGAGACGCCTTTGGTGGCTTCGGCGCACTAAACGGAGGCATCTTCGACGACGAGGTCGATGTGGATTACTACGAAGATGAGGTACTTAGGTACTTCTCCAATATAGTCGGAAGATACAGTGCTATGGTACAGAAGGCCTTCGAAAAGCTCAAAGGGGTCGATATAAAGATAATCTGCGCCACGCACGGGCCAGTGTGGAGGAACGATCCAGCTCACATCATAAACCTTTACGATCGATGGAGCAAACAGCAGACCGAAGAAGGCGTGGTACTGGTTTATGGTTCCATGTACGGCAACACTCAGAAGATGATGGAGGCCGTTGCTGCCGGCCTCGTGAAGGGAGGAGTCGAAAAGATAAGGGTTCACAACATTTCGACTTCACACCTCTCGTTCATCATAAGAGATATCTGGAGATTCAAGGGACTGGTTCTTGGAAGCTGCACGTACAATATGGAACTGTTCCCTCCGATGAAGCAGCTTGTGAACGCAATTGAAAACCGGATGATGGTAAACCGCAAAATAGGTATCTTTGGCTCTTACACATGGAGTGGCGGTGCTCTCAAAGAGCTCCAGGAATTCGCCGGCAAGTCCAAATGCGAGCGGGTAGGACCGGTAATAGAAGCCAAAAGCTCGCCGACGGCCGAAGATATAGATCGTTGCGTGGAACTGGGGATGAATATGGCAAAGGCTGTCAAGAGTTGA
- a CDS encoding ABC transporter permease, with product MSKSKLKPMFVAFAKEAFRNKLEVFFTLFFPMLFLILFGFFFSGSGGYSKSKLGLFQSGTMDLRPIIEESGAWSVTIYETRDKLLEAVSGGEVLLGVAFDGAVIEYSYQEGDLSQRSTITMAQSSISAAVEKKINDAKTVIVLEKIPETAGRTTATDADYTMSGVIAISILSAGMFSVISVFGRYRKRGVLKRFKITPVKPMTFVLGSTLTRFLVSFVSILLIIFVSKLLFKTTFQIDWPIFLISVISSTLGMMALGLFLTLIFKNPETADSAASILMVIMIFLAGIYFPLAFLPDYLRVVSMFMPVKYVGELMRHSLGIELLSNLDFVVINLVLSLCGIALLYFTGRRYLKAS from the coding sequence ATGAGTAAAAGCAAACTGAAGCCGATGTTCGTCGCATTCGCCAAAGAGGCTTTCAGAAACAAGCTGGAGGTCTTTTTCACGTTATTTTTCCCGATGCTGTTTCTGATACTTTTTGGCTTCTTCTTCAGTGGTTCCGGCGGGTACAGCAAATCTAAGCTGGGTCTCTTCCAGAGCGGAACAATGGATTTAAGGCCGATAATAGAGGAGTCCGGTGCATGGTCAGTCACCATTTACGAGACCAGGGATAAACTGCTCGAGGCCGTCAGCGGAGGAGAAGTTCTTCTGGGCGTCGCCTTTGACGGGGCAGTTATAGAATACAGCTACCAGGAAGGCGACTTGAGCCAGAGAAGCACCATAACGATGGCCCAGTCGAGCATTTCGGCCGCAGTTGAAAAGAAGATCAACGATGCCAAAACCGTCATAGTCCTTGAAAAGATACCTGAGACGGCTGGCAGGACGACGGCCACAGATGCTGACTATACCATGTCCGGAGTTATCGCAATCTCAATTCTATCGGCGGGAATGTTCTCTGTTATAAGCGTCTTCGGCAGGTACAGGAAGCGCGGGGTGCTCAAAAGATTCAAGATCACCCCGGTGAAACCCATGACCTTCGTTCTTGGAAGCACACTCACGAGGTTTTTGGTGAGTTTCGTCTCTATACTCCTCATAATCTTTGTGAGCAAGCTACTCTTCAAGACGACGTTCCAGATCGACTGGCCAATATTCTTGATCTCAGTGATAAGTTCGACGCTCGGCATGATGGCTCTCGGTCTCTTCCTAACACTTATCTTCAAAAATCCCGAGACGGCCGATTCCGCGGCGAGTATTCTGATGGTCATAATGATCTTCCTCGCCGGGATATACTTCCCGCTGGCTTTCCTGCCCGATTACCTGAGGGTAGTCTCGATGTTCATGCCGGTAAAGTACGTCGGCGAATTGATGAGACATTCTTTAGGAATAGAGCTTTTGTCGAATCTGGACTTCGTAGTTATAAACCTTGTACTCTCTTTGTGTGGAATCGCCTTGCTCTATTTCACCGGCAGGAGATATCTCAAGGCTTCCTGA
- a CDS encoding ABC transporter permease, with the protein MSRMLKFTSGLFKNEIREFQVMFWSFIFPLILYFILTSVFGGMATGNPQGISFNLGIVKEENLTGFGRILDEVLGSISSNGGPFVQKEYGNLDEALEDLKNGKQDIVLVIPKGTNAKMTGSLMLQVGDVPLRMHYISGKESSSIAANILGEIMNEVNLEIKKRQDENYIDIASTNHVVSAKQEKGFDYNEYIFPGVALMMILSVSLFNSPIGLIQYRVSGTNKKLYTTPLKPLEYFSAHFVKLIFTMLMSLVLLYIIALTVYRVQGTIFDPGFILSLIYSMLVSVSFGLMVASFAKKLSTATVVGQSLYQVMMFMGGLYFPVFDLPWGLRWIVYLLPTTYLVELSRRFMGYTIAPISMTWLIVVPLIWMIFSVSVFALNFRKVMGYE; encoded by the coding sequence ATGAGCAGAATGTTGAAGTTTACCTCAGGACTCTTTAAAAACGAAATCAGGGAGTTCCAGGTAATGTTCTGGAGCTTCATTTTTCCCCTGATTCTCTATTTCATCCTCACGTCGGTTTTTGGAGGAATGGCCACGGGGAATCCGCAGGGCATATCTTTCAATCTGGGAATTGTAAAGGAGGAAAACCTCACGGGCTTCGGCAGGATTCTCGACGAAGTGCTGGGAAGTATAAGCTCCAATGGAGGTCCCTTCGTACAGAAGGAATACGGCAATCTAGACGAGGCCTTAGAAGATCTCAAAAACGGCAAACAGGATATCGTGCTCGTGATCCCTAAAGGAACCAACGCAAAAATGACGGGATCGTTGATGCTCCAGGTTGGCGATGTGCCGCTACGTATGCATTACATCAGCGGAAAGGAATCCTCATCTATTGCTGCCAACATCCTGGGAGAGATCATGAATGAAGTGAACTTAGAGATAAAGAAGCGACAGGATGAGAACTATATAGACATAGCTTCCACAAACCACGTTGTCTCGGCCAAACAAGAGAAGGGCTTCGACTACAACGAGTACATCTTCCCGGGCGTGGCGTTGATGATGATTCTCTCTGTTTCGCTTTTCAACAGCCCCATCGGATTGATACAGTACAGAGTTTCCGGTACCAACAAGAAGCTTTACACAACTCCCTTGAAGCCTCTTGAGTACTTTTCGGCCCATTTTGTCAAGCTGATTTTCACGATGCTCATGTCGCTCGTGCTCCTGTACATCATCGCACTCACGGTTTACAGGGTTCAGGGAACTATCTTCGATCCGGGATTCATTCTATCGCTCATATACTCGATGCTTGTCTCGGTATCGTTTGGTCTGATGGTGGCCTCGTTCGCTAAAAAACTTTCGACCGCCACCGTTGTGGGACAGAGTCTTTACCAGGTGATGATGTTCATGGGAGGTCTCTACTTTCCCGTCTTCGATCTACCCTGGGGATTGAGATGGATAGTCTATCTGCTACCCACGACATACCTGGTGGAACTCAGCCGGCGCTTCATGGGTTACACGATCGCCCCGATTTCCATGACCTGGTTGATAGTCGTTCCCCTGATATGGATGATCTTCTCGGTGAGCGTCTTCGCGCTGAACTTCAGGAAGGTGATGGGTTATGAGTAA
- a CDS encoding ABC transporter ATP-binding protein, with protein sequence MPKTAINVRNLKKYYGETKAVDDISFNLMEGEVLAILGPNGAGKTTTVEMLEGLRRPDSGTIEYFEEKLPPSSDRVKEEIGVQLQSSSFFEYLSVKETLDLFRGLYTKGISSDELIKEVSLDEKKKTYTKNLSGGQLQRLAVAVSLVNDPKVIFLDEPTTGLDPQARRMLWETVLNLKKKQKTIILTTHYMEEAEHLADRIIIMDHGKIISRGTLDELIASIETEDIVSFRVRGEDEIPQEFLEMEGLKHVENRTYAVTTKDVERALGRLFERSKKFEILLDDVTIRKPNLEDVFITLTGRKLRD encoded by the coding sequence GTGCCTAAAACGGCAATCAATGTGAGAAATCTGAAAAAGTATTACGGAGAAACGAAGGCAGTTGACGATATCAGCTTCAACCTCATGGAAGGTGAAGTTCTAGCCATACTCGGACCGAACGGAGCCGGGAAGACCACCACCGTGGAGATGCTCGAAGGTCTCAGAAGGCCGGACTCGGGCACAATCGAGTATTTCGAAGAGAAACTACCCCCTTCCAGTGACAGAGTGAAGGAAGAAATCGGCGTTCAGTTGCAGTCTTCGAGTTTTTTTGAGTATCTGTCGGTTAAAGAGACGCTCGACCTTTTCAGGGGACTCTACACCAAAGGTATTTCATCGGATGAATTGATCAAGGAGGTTTCTCTAGACGAGAAAAAAAAGACCTACACGAAGAACCTTTCGGGGGGCCAGCTTCAGAGACTGGCGGTGGCTGTATCGCTGGTGAATGATCCAAAGGTTATCTTCCTGGACGAACCGACGACCGGACTCGATCCGCAGGCAAGGCGAATGCTTTGGGAAACCGTTCTAAATCTCAAGAAGAAACAGAAGACCATTATTCTTACCACTCACTACATGGAAGAGGCCGAACATCTGGCCGACAGGATAATAATCATGGATCACGGGAAGATAATCTCCCGCGGTACTCTCGACGAACTCATAGCTTCGATAGAGACGGAAGATATAGTTTCTTTCAGAGTCAGAGGCGAGGACGAGATTCCACAGGAATTCCTTGAGATGGAGGGCCTCAAGCACGTCGAGAACAGAACATACGCGGTCACTACAAAAGACGTTGAGAGAGCTCTGGGAAGGCTGTTCGAGAGATCCAAAAAATTCGAAATACTGCTTGACGACGTAACTATAAGAAAGCCGAATCTGGAGGATGTGTTCATAACGCTTACCGGTCGAAAACTCAGGGACTGA
- a CDS encoding GTPase family protein has protein sequence MRSILINGEVTYNATSQILNSSTFKKILSELIKDSEEKKNSLLPLFEPFLKNTDTVDTAQKYDIEGIIELLLALTIDPIEKIDGSPYYSFPKMSNKKDLLVRFVESLFSLWRNKHRFIIKHDEYTPNRFDRIFKQMLLVRTNTDLKGLVLSMYRQILINVSDIRLKILRQEPGGAQVGFIVDRPVVDPRIKLKNAGWLYELEYVWSIVFEPPVIFYTKSNKRRGVFKVNDRPVLDRIDITDPKDWFGFPIHVGTKLIYVVVNKEYLALASGLGNLFELASFDIIKNKKPDGIYILGIDNQFFEEPNDFNGVIYKENDGTYVGLVGDDPSIDYFGYMKKMILTIHNLLVIDEGRLPIHGALAHIKLRNGKKANVMLIGDSGAGKSETLDALNRLQEEVSEVNILIDDMGSLDVTADGAVVAYGTETGAFVRLDDLQPGYAYSTMDRSIFMNPNEINARVIVPYSNYTEIIKPTRIDYFLYANNYNENVKEKIAFFKKAEDANEVFSKGARMAKGTTTEKGLTYSYFANPFGAVQRREKHETIAQRYLKSMIDGGVKVGEVMTRLGIHGFEMEGPLQAAKALLEAIEELES, from the coding sequence ATGAGAAGCATACTGATCAACGGAGAGGTCACTTATAATGCGACATCGCAGATATTAAACAGTAGTACCTTCAAGAAAATCCTCTCCGAGCTAATAAAGGACTCAGAGGAGAAGAAGAATTCACTTCTTCCGCTTTTTGAGCCGTTCTTGAAGAATACCGATACGGTTGACACCGCACAGAAGTACGATATAGAGGGGATAATAGAGCTTCTTCTGGCTCTCACGATCGATCCTATAGAGAAGATCGACGGTTCGCCTTACTACTCTTTCCCGAAAATGAGCAACAAGAAGGACCTGCTGGTAAGGTTCGTGGAGAGTCTCTTCTCTCTCTGGAGAAACAAGCACAGGTTCATTATCAAGCATGACGAATATACACCCAACAGGTTCGATAGAATATTCAAACAGATGCTATTGGTTAGAACCAACACAGATCTAAAAGGACTCGTACTCAGCATGTATCGTCAGATACTTATAAACGTTTCGGATATCAGGCTAAAAATTCTCAGGCAGGAACCGGGCGGCGCGCAGGTGGGTTTCATCGTTGACAGGCCCGTGGTGGACCCAAGGATTAAGCTCAAGAACGCCGGCTGGCTGTATGAATTGGAGTATGTCTGGAGTATAGTATTCGAGCCGCCAGTGATCTTTTACACCAAGTCGAACAAGCGCAGGGGAGTCTTCAAGGTCAACGACAGGCCCGTTCTCGATAGAATCGATATCACCGACCCCAAAGACTGGTTCGGCTTTCCGATACACGTTGGAACGAAACTTATATACGTCGTCGTTAATAAAGAGTATCTGGCTCTCGCTTCGGGATTGGGAAATCTCTTCGAGCTGGCCAGCTTCGACATAATAAAGAACAAAAAGCCTGATGGCATTTACATACTGGGTATCGATAATCAATTCTTCGAAGAGCCCAACGACTTCAACGGCGTGATATATAAAGAGAACGACGGTACATATGTTGGTTTAGTCGGAGACGATCCATCCATAGACTACTTCGGTTATATGAAGAAGATGATACTCACGATTCATAACCTGCTGGTTATAGACGAGGGGAGGCTTCCGATCCACGGAGCGCTGGCGCATATAAAATTGAGAAACGGAAAGAAGGCAAATGTCATGCTCATAGGAGACAGCGGCGCCGGAAAGTCCGAGACGCTCGATGCTCTCAACAGGCTCCAGGAAGAGGTATCGGAGGTTAACATACTCATCGACGACATGGGCTCGCTAGATGTCACGGCCGACGGGGCGGTCGTCGCTTACGGGACCGAAACCGGCGCCTTCGTCAGACTGGATGACCTCCAGCCGGGGTACGCTTACTCCACTATGGACAGAAGTATCTTCATGAATCCCAACGAGATAAACGCCAGAGTGATCGTCCCTTACTCCAACTATACGGAGATCATAAAACCGACCAGGATCGATTACTTTCTTTACGCCAATAACTACAACGAGAACGTGAAAGAGAAGATCGCTTTCTTCAAGAAGGCCGAGGATGCCAACGAGGTCTTTTCTAAAGGTGCGCGTATGGCCAAAGGAACCACGACGGAAAAAGGTCTGACGTACAGCTATTTCGCTAACCCCTTTGGGGCTGTTCAGAGAAGAGAGAAACATGAAACGATCGCGCAGCGCTACCTGAAGAGTATGATTGACGGCGGTGTAAAGGTGGGCGAGGTTATGACCCGGCTAGGGATTCATGGTTTCGAGATGGAAGGTCCGCTTCAGGCTGCTAAGGCTCTTCTCGAAGCGATCGAGGAACTCGAGTCATAA